Proteins from one Ipomoea triloba cultivar NCNSP0323 chromosome 1, ASM357664v1 genomic window:
- the LOC116033142 gene encoding G-type lectin S-receptor-like serine/threonine-protein kinase At4g27290, whose protein sequence is MVFIIIFFFFISINSISNFSTAVDTLPTNQKLSDDGATATLVSATQTFVLGFFSPGTSRNRYLGIWFGNVPEQTVVWVANNNNPIPDSSGALILTPTGDITITHTHTHTNQANIVWSSNSSSPRINNPSLHLLDNGNLVVKNGHSFVWQSFDYPGNTLLPGMKLGWNLKTKTEWYMTSWRNENDPSTGDFSFTYRLDILGLPTVILRKGETVQFRTGTWDGTRLGQYSLSDLYYMGVFKISLVYNDEDAYFWYQCLEASTISRLVVTHTGVMTVYIWSKNKNGWLDTNPIQGDHCDTYGTCGNNNLCNAINLPPCECLDGFQPTSPLEWESLQWSSGCVRRKLLNCSEPQGFKKFSDIKLPDNSRILGNRTAMSLADCEEACLGNCSCSAYAWAEVVGCAVWYGDLHDMRLYYSEAQDLYVRMPKSELNGPSKTGRQRLALIASSVSIIIGLVFLAITTWYGFHAMVARRKTRVIGNEESLELLGDSLELPIIGFDELVAATNNFSDDNKLGAGGFGPVYKGILTDGQEIAVKRLYSFSGQGIEEFKNEILLISKLQHRNLVRLLGCSIHGEEKLLVYEHMKNKSLDIILFDPTRKVQLDWGKRVNIIQGIARGLVYLHRDSCLRIIHRDLKASNILLDEDMNPKISDFGLARAFRATEELANTHRVVGTFGYMSPEYVMRGLFSEKSDVYSFGVLLLEVVSGRKICGFHSNEEHSSLLNYVWQLWIERREVDLIDESITNSCCFTEALRCIRIGLLCVQDRVSDRPTMSNVVLMLCSEVDIPQPKRPTFTFHSLLDSDSKSRSSRNEITVSITKGR, encoded by the exons atggtcttcatcatcatcttcttcttcttcatatcTATTAATTCCATCTCCAACTTTTCAACCGCGGTAGATACCTTACCCACAAACCAAAAACTCTCAGATGACGGCGCAACCGCAACGCTTGTCTCCGCTACTCAAACATTTGTCCTAGGATTCTTCAGCCCGGGGACCTCAAGAAACAGATACCTCGGAATCTGGTTCGGAAATGTGCCGGAACAGACAGTGGTCTGGGTGgccaacaacaacaatccaATCCCAGATTCCTCCGGTGCCCTCATCCTCACACCCACCGGAGACATAACCATCACCCATACCCATACCCATACCAATCAAGCAAACATAGTTTGGAGCTCAAATTCATCGTCTCCACGCATCAACAACCCTTCCCTGCACCTCCTGGACAACGGTAACCTCGTCGTGAAGAACGGCCATAGCTTCGTCTGGCAAAGCTTCGACTATCCCGGCAATACACTGCTTCCTGGGATGAAACTCGGGTGGAACctcaaaacaaaaacagaatggTATATGACATCCTGGAGAAACGAAAACGATCCCTCCACGGGGGATTTCAGTTTCACGTATCGACTAGACATTCTTGGACTCCCGACCGTAATCCTCCGCAAGGGTGAAACTGTACAGTTCAGAACTGGAACGTGGGATGGTACCAGGCTGGGCCAATATTCATTGTCGGATCTCTACTACATGGGTGTTTTCAAGATCTCGTTAGTTTACAACGACGAAGATGCGTATTTCTGGTACCAATGTCTTGAAGCTTCGACTATTTCGAGGTTAGTGGTGACCCACACAGGGGTGATGACGGTGTACATATGGAGCAAAAACAAGAACGGTTGGCTCGATACTAATCCCATACAAGGCGACCATTGTGACACATATGGAACCTGCGGTAACAACAACCTATGCAACGCCATCAATCTGCCTCCATGTGAGTGTTTGGATGGGTTTCAACCCACATCGCCTCTGGAGTGGGAATCGCTTCAGTGGTCCAGCGGTTGTGTTAGGCGGAAGCTGTTGAACTGTAGCGAACCGCAAGGGTTCAAGAAGTTCTCTGACATAAAGTTGCCTGACAATTCCAGGATATTGGGGAACAGGACAGCAATGAGTTTGGCAGATTGCGAGGAGGCGTGCTTAGGTAATTGTTCTTGTTCAGCCTATGCTTGGGCTGAGGTCGTTGGATGTGCTGTGTGGTATGGTGACTTACACGACATGAGATTGTATTACAGTGAAGCACAGGATCTATACGTTCGAATGCCTAAGTCTGAGCTTAATG GACCCAGCAAAACGGGGAGACAACGATTGGCTTTAATTGCATCATCAGTATCAATAATCATAGGGCTTGTCTTCCTGGCCATAACTACCTGGTATGGCTTTCATGCAATGGTTGCTAGAAGGAAAACAAGAG TTATAGGAAACGAAGAAAGTCTTGAATTACTAGGGGATTCATTAGAGCTACCAATAATTGGTTTTGATGAACTAGTGGCGGCTACCAATAACTTCAGTGATGATAACAAGCTTGGTGCAGGAGGATTTGGTCCCGTTTACAAG GGGATATTAACAGATGGGCAGGAAATAGCTGTAAAAAGGCTATATAGTTTTTCAGGACAAGGCATTGAAGAGTTCAAGAATGAAATATTATTGATCTCTAAACTCCAGCACAGAAATCTTGTTCGGCTATTAGGTTGCAGCATTCATGGTGAAGAGAAGTTACTTGTCTATGagcatatgaaaaataaaagctTGGATATTATCCTCTTTG ATCCAACGAGAAAGGTACAACTTGATTGGGGAAAACGTGTTAACATAATACAAGGTATAGCTAGAGGACTTGTCTATCTCCACAGAGATTCTTGTTTGAGGATTATTCACAGAGACCTCAAGGCTAGTAATATTTTATTGGATGAAGACATGAACCCAAAAATCTCTGACTTTGGATTGGCAAGAGCGTTCAGGGCAACAGAAGAACTAGCAAATACTCATAGGGTTGTGGGAACCTT tggTTATATGTCACCCGAATACGTCATGAGAGGACTATTTTCTGAGAAGTCTGATGTTTATAGCTTTGGCGTATTATTGTTGGAGGTTGTCAGTGGTAGGAAAATCTGTGGATTCCATAGCAATGAAGAGCATTCCAGCCTTCTCAATTAT GTATGGCAATTGTGGATTGAAAGAAGGGAAGTTGATCTTATTGACGAATCAATTACCAACTCGTGTTGTTTTACAGAAGCACTGCGGTGTATAAGGATAGGATTGCTTTGTGTGCAGGACCGTGTATCAGACAGGCCAACAATGTCAAATGTAGTGTTGATGCTATGCAGTGAAGTAGATATTCCTCAGCCAAAACGACCAACATTCACATTCCACAGCTTGTTGGATTCTGATTCTAAGTCACGCAGCTCCAGAAATGAAATCACCGTTTCCATAACTAAAGGCAGATAA
- the LOC116033161 gene encoding G-type lectin S-receptor-like serine/threonine-protein kinase At4g27290, whose amino-acid sequence MKMKMFFIFFIYIISILHFSAAVDDTLATNQTLSDDGGTMLVSASQTFVLGFFSPGSSRNRYLGIWVRNEPERTVVWVANNNNPIPDFSGVLRLTPTGDLIISSTKNQVANIVWRSNSSALIGSSSSRAGIKNPVLQLLDNGNLVVKNGIGDSGFIWQSFDYPGDTLLPGMKIGWNLKTKEEWYLRSWRSQNDPSKGDFTFRLDLLGLPTGILRKGSTVLFRTGTWDGSKLGQYTFADLYMSVIKSNFVYNDETAYYDFQCVESSTISRLVVNETGQITISIWRPHKKNSGWFVIGPIQVDHCDPYGTCGNNSLCNPNSPSLCECLDGFKPRSPLEWQSLQWSSGCVRRIPLNCSDEAQGFRKLSGIRLPDSSRMVGNRTSMRSSTDCEKVCLGNCSCSAYAWAEGVGCAVWHGDLQDMRLFYTGGQDLFIRMPASQLIGASKKGKHRRVLIASSVLIITGLFLLAITTWYGCHAMAARRKRRVIRREESLALLRDSSELPMIAFDELVAATNNFSDDNKLGAGGFGPVYKGILIDGQEIAVKRLSSFSGQGTEEFKNEILVISKLQHRNLVRLIGCSIHGEEKLLVYEHMKNKSLDTLLFDPTKKIQLDWAKRFNIIQGIARGIVYLHRDSCLRIIHRDLKASNILLDEDLNPKISDFGLARAFKVTEELANTHRVVGTFGYMSPEYVMRGLFSEKSDVYSFGIILLEVISGRRNCGFHNQDNVSLLNYAWQLWIERREGDLIDESIINSCSFIEALRCIKIGLLCVQDHVSDRPTMPNVVLMLCSEIDIPQPMEPTFTFQNLSESDSMSHN is encoded by the exons atgaagatgaagatgttcttcatcttcttcatataTATCATTTCAATCCTCCATTTTTCAGCAGCTGTTGATGATACCTTAGCTACGAACCAAACGTTGTCAGATGACGGCGGAACAATGCTTGTCTCCGCTAGTCAAACGTTTGTCCTAGGATTCTTCAGTCCGGGGAGCTCAAGAAACCGGTACCTCGGAATTTGGGTCAGAAATGAACCTGAACGGACAGTGGTCTGGGTGGCTAACAACAATAACCCAATTCCGGATTTTTCGGGTGTCCTCAGGCTCACACCCACGGGAGATTTAATCATCAGCAGTACGAAGAACCAAGTAGCAAATATAGTTTGGAGGTCAAATTCATCCGCCCTGATTG gttCATCGTCTTCGCGAGCTGGAATCAAGAATCCTGTCCTGCAGCTCCTGGACAACGGTAACCTGGTGGTGAAGAATGGGATTGGGGATAGCGGCTTTATCTGGCAAAGCTTTGATTATCCAGGCGATACACTGCTTCCAGGGATGAAAATTGGGTGGAACctgaaaacaaaagaagaatggTATTTAAGATCCTGGAGAAGCCAAAACGATCCCTCCAAGGGGGATTTCACGTTTCGGCTAGATCTTCTTGGACTTCCTACGGGAATCCTTCGCAAGGGTTCAACAGTGCTTTTCAGAACAGGAACCTGGGATGGCAGTAAGCTGGGTCAATATACCTTTGCTGATCTATACATGAGTGTTATCAAGTCAAATTTTGTTTACAACGATGAAACTGCGTATTACGATTTTCAATGTGTTGAAAGCTCGACTATTTCAaggttggtggtgaatgagacaGGGCAGATAACAATCTCTATATGGAGACCACACAAAAAGAATTCTGGGTGGTTCGTTATTGGTCCTATTCAGGTTGACCATTGTGACCCATATGGAACCTGCGGCAATAACAGCTTATGCAACCCCAATAGCCCGAGCCTGTGTGAATGTCTCGATGGGTTTAAGCCAAGATCGCCTCTCGAATGGCAATCGCTTCAGTGGTCTAGTGGCTGTGTTCGGAGGATACCGTTGAATTGTAGTGATGAAGCTCAAGGGTTTAGGAAGTTATCTGgtataaggttgcctgatagcTCTAGGATGGTTGGGAACAGGACATCAATGAGGAGTTCAACAGATTGTGAAAAGGTTTGCTTAGGTAATTGTTCCTGTTCAGCCTATGCTTGGGCTGAAGGTGTTGGATGTGCTGTATGGCATGGTGACCTACAAGACATGAGATTGTTTTATACTGGAGGACAAGATCTGTTCATTCGAATGCCTGCCTCTCAACTTATTG GAGCCAGCAAAAAGGGAAAACATCGAAGGGTTTTGATTGCATCATCAGTATTGATAATCACAGGGCTGTTCCTCCTGGCCATAACTACCTGGTATGGCTGTCATGCAATGGCTGCtagaaggaaaagaagag TTATACGAAGGGAAGAAAGTCTTGCATTACTTAGGGACTCATCAGAGCTACCAATGATTGCTTTTGATGAACTAGTGGCTGCTACCAACAACTTCAGCGACGATAACAAGCTTGGTGCAGGAGGATTTGGCCCTGTTTATAAG GGGATACTAATAGATGGACAAGAAATAGCAGTAAAAAGGCTATCAAGTTTTTCAGGACAAGGCACCGAAGAGTTCAAGAATGAAATCTTAGTGATCTCCAAACTCCAACATAGGAATCTTGTTCGGCTAATAGGCTGCAGCATCCATGGGGAAGAGAAGTTACTAGTCTATGagcatatgaaaaataaaagctTGGATACTTTGCTATTTG ATCCAACGAAAAAAATACAACTTGATTGGGCAAAACGCTTCAACATAATACAAGGTATAGCGAGAGGGATTGTCTATCTCCACCGTGATTCTTGTTTGAGGATTATTCACCGAGATCTCAAGGCTAGCAATATTTTGTTGGATGAAGACTTGAATCCAAAAATTTCAGACTTTGGATTGGCAAGAGCATTTAAGGTAACAGAAGAATTGGCAAATACTCATAGAGTTGTGGGAACCTT TGGCTATATGTCACCTGAATATGTTATGAGAGGACTATTTTCTGAGAAGTCCGATGTTTATAGCTTTGGAATAATACTGTTGGAAGTTATCAGTGGAAGGAGAAACTGTGGATTCCATAACCAAGATAATGTCAGCCTTCTCAATTAT GCATGGCAATTATGGATTGAAAGAAGAGAAGGTGATCTGATAGACGAATCAATTATCAACTCGTGTTCTTTTATAGAAGCATTGCGGTGCATAAAGATAGGGCTGCTTTGTGTGCAAGACCATGTATCAGACAGACCTACAATGCCAAATGTAGTGTTGATGCTGTGTAGTGAAATAGATATTCCTCAGCCAATGGAACCCACATTTACATTTCAAAACTTGTCGGAATCTGATTCCATGTCACACAATTGA